From the Candidatus Saccharimonadales bacterium genome, the window GTTGCGTTGTAGACGTTGAACTTACCAGGCAGCTTGTTATGGAAGTCAAACTTGACCGTGCTATCGATTCGCAGGCGGATATCACTGCCAGTCCGGTGTAGTGCAGCGTGCTCAATGCGACATTCGGAGTCGCCATCTGTACCATAATCCATCTTGGCTTCCTTGGCGTGGTACTCATTAAAGTAGCTAAACCATTGATCGTCACGATTGAGGACGATGAAGCGTGGCTCACGAGCGAAGAGTTTGGCTTTGGCGGCAGCGTAGTTTTCCATTGAGCCGTGGTAGTCGAGATGGTCCTGGGTCAGGTTCGTCATAACTGCCACCTCACACGGGATACCCCACAGCCGATGCTGGATGAGGGAGTGAGACGTGGCCTCGAGAATTAAGAAGTCGCAGCCGGCCTTCTTAATGTCTTTAATCAAGCGCTGGAGCCGATCACTTGGGATGACTGTCATATTGTCTTCATTCGGGACGACCTTGTCTCCAAACTGGTAAAAGGCGGTCGAGATGATACCCACTCGATGTCCTCCGGCTTCCAAGATCTTGCCAACATATGCAGCAGTCGTTGTCTTGCCGTTGGTGCCAGTGATCATGACGACACGTAGCTTCCTAGCAGGGAAGCCGAATCGAATATTAGCAATGACCGCTTCTAGCAGGTGATACTTGTTAGCTACGCCCTGCTGGAGCCCTCGTGGCAGTACGCTCTTTACCTTGGTCTTCAATCTGTCCATAACATAATGTCGTCTTAGGCGCTTATCTTACGATACACCAATCAGGCTATCCCTGCACGCTTGCTCAGCCATCCGTTATCAGCTACACTTAACCTCTGTAATGATCGTGCTTGGCATTGAGACGAGTTGTGATGAGACGGCTGTCGGTATCGTTCGCGACGGATACGAACTCCTCGCCAATACCGTCCATAGCCAGATAGATATTCACAAGGCATTCGGCGGTGTGGTTCCAGAGGTGGCTGCTCGCAGTCATATTGAGGTCATCCTACCAGTCTTAGAGCAGGCCATGTCAACGGCCAAAGTGAGCTGGGAGGATATCGACGCTATTGCTGTCACCTACGGCCCGGGTTTGATCGGCTCGCTTATGATTGG encodes:
- a CDS encoding UDP-N-acetylmuramoyl-L-alanyl-D-glutamate--2,6-diaminopimelate ligase, with translation MDRLKTKVKSVLPRGLQQGVANKYHLLEAVIANIRFGFPARKLRVVMITGTNGKTTTAAYVGKILEAGGHRVGIISTAFYQFGDKVVPNEDNMTVIPSDRLQRLIKDIKKAGCDFLILEATSHSLIQHRLWGIPCEVAVMTNLTQDHLDYHGSMENYAAAKAKLFAREPRFIVLNRDDQWFSYFNEYHAKEAKMDYGTDGDSECRIEHAALHRTGSDIRLRIDSTVKFDFHNKLPGKFNVYNATAAVAATYLLHVDLAKIKEGVESLESVAGRLEHVNEGQLFEVIVDYAHTPDALQNVLSTVKALVNNRLILVFGATGDRDRAKRPIMGEIAVKFADRIILTDEESYSENPDVIRDDVRRGIERVGGAGKTDEVADRKEAIKKAIQIARRGDAILITGMGHERFRVIGSQRIPWNDADVARQLLHELKKSPVKPTDKQAITKEKK